The genomic region AGCTCTGATCCGCTCATTTCATACCAGAAACGGAATCCCTTGCCAGATCCGCGGTAATAGTTGACAAAGAAACAACGACCGGTCCTGAGGGCCTCGAGTATTTTTGCTTCTGAGGTGGCAAACGGATCGGTCGGACTGAGAGGTGTTTCGAGTAAAACAGTGGTCCTGATGGCCCTGAAAGCCACTTTGTAGGGAAACACCTGTACTTTTACACCCAGAATTTCCTGTTCAAAGGCATGGCAATCCGAACCGCCAATTCCCACCACCAGCCGTTCACGGTTCAGTTCATCCCATTTGGCAAGGGTTTCATCGGGAGGGATGGTCAGTGATTTTAACGGGTGAATGAACCGCTGATATTTATTCTCTTCAGTCAATCCCTCCATCCAGCTCGACATATGATTCCATATCTCCATGCCGGTGAAGTCGCGGCTTTCCCATGCCTTCCAGGGATAAGGAGGATATTGGGGTAACTGATCCCGTTTTTCATGAGGATGGGCCAGGAAGCAAATGCCGCCGCGATCCACCACCTCGGTCACATATTCGGTGGCCGGTTTGTTCTTTGCGGCCAGTTCATCGATTCCCATGGCCAGCAGATGATTTTCATCATTCCGGTCATTGATCTCCATCCCGATAATGGCCAAAACCGATCCATAC from Bacteroidota bacterium harbors:
- a CDS encoding PHP domain-containing protein produces the protein MSHQPFFDADGIIHLHTKYSDGSGEIPDIMKDAADQQLDFIIFTDHNTLKPLKDGWEGWYGSVLAIIGMEINDRNDENHLLAMGIDELAAKNKPATEYVTEVVDRGGICFLAHPHEKRDQLPQYPPYPWKAWESRDFTGMEIWNHMSSWMEGLTEENKYQRFIHPLKSLTIPPDETLAKWDELNRERLVVGIGGSDCHAFEQEILGVKVQVFPYKVAFRAIRTTVLLETPLSPTDPFATSEAKILEALRTGRCFFVNYYRGSGKGFRFWYEMSGSELQMGDRQAFQPGVFKIFSPEIRTITLLKDGVEIARVTDTDHLTLPAAGPGVYRSVVWFNDTGWIYSNPITLL